A single region of the Candidatus Binatia bacterium genome encodes:
- a CDS encoding trypsin-like serine protease produces MKGVNAKNCLRARFTPRTGCRDFILCLLGLTVVAYHDRSATWAAEVAGMNEVSPRIVNGEPTFAYPETGALLFYEDASGAVMNGLCSGTLVGCHTFLTAAHCVCPNRAWDAAACARRGPIDPATLRVFLPHGGTFAVANISVSPTYQFAAGGDVAVVTLADEVTGIVPAGINTTGRLALGTSATIVGFGTTVAGRGTPDYAGIKRVGTVRTGECPSDVPGTQHICYSFTGSGANTCEGDSGGPMFADLGAGSVLAGITSGGNSFDCLAPDLAFDTDVYVNRTWIQSTAGPLSENTSCGLPAVGSVSTAVVTAAFQLTGTVPESTLAIKVAPGTAVLRVALNGQLGSSTVTSVSNDFDLYVGRDQVPTTTAYDCADTTPAPLAFCEIRMPPAGTWHAMVRREQGDGLAQLTATTFGTGTPGCAGDCNADGSVTVDELLEGVRIALGEDDLALCPSFDSDRDQLVTVDEVLHAVGLAIDGCTAP; encoded by the coding sequence ATGAAGGGCGTCAATGCCAAGAACTGCCTCCGCGCCCGCTTTACACCGCGCACTGGATGCCGTGATTTCATCCTCTGCCTGCTTGGCCTCACGGTAGTGGCTTACCACGACCGCTCGGCAACGTGGGCGGCAGAAGTGGCCGGCATGAACGAGGTCAGCCCGCGCATCGTCAACGGAGAGCCGACCTTTGCCTATCCGGAAACCGGCGCCCTCCTGTTCTACGAGGACGCATCCGGCGCAGTCATGAACGGCCTGTGCTCCGGGACTCTGGTGGGTTGTCACACGTTTCTCACCGCCGCCCACTGCGTCTGCCCGAACCGCGCGTGGGACGCCGCGGCGTGCGCGCGCCGGGGTCCTATCGACCCGGCCACGTTGCGCGTCTTCCTGCCCCATGGGGGGACGTTCGCCGTCGCCAACATCAGTGTCTCGCCAACCTACCAATTTGCCGCTGGCGGCGACGTCGCGGTCGTTACCCTGGCCGACGAAGTCACCGGAATTGTGCCGGCCGGGATCAACACCACCGGACGGCTGGCGCTCGGGACTTCCGCCACCATCGTCGGATTCGGCACCACGGTAGCCGGGCGGGGCACGCCGGATTACGCCGGGATCAAACGGGTAGGAACCGTGCGCACCGGCGAGTGCCCCAGCGACGTACCCGGCACGCAACACATCTGCTACTCGTTCACGGGCAGCGGCGCGAACACGTGCGAAGGTGACTCCGGGGGGCCAATGTTTGCCGACCTCGGCGCGGGCTCGGTGCTGGCCGGCATAACGTCCGGCGGCAACAGCTTCGACTGCCTGGCGCCGGACCTTGCCTTCGACACCGACGTGTACGTCAACCGAACGTGGATCCAAAGTACTGCCGGGCCCCTGTCGGAAAACACGAGCTGCGGCCTGCCGGCCGTCGGGAGTGTGTCCACGGCGGTCGTTACCGCCGCTTTTCAACTCACGGGCACGGTGCCCGAATCCACGTTGGCCATAAAGGTTGCTCCCGGCACTGCCGTCCTCCGCGTCGCCCTCAACGGGCAGCTCGGAAGCAGCACGGTGACATCGGTCTCCAACGACTTCGACCTGTATGTCGGACGCGACCAGGTACCCACGACGACAGCCTACGATTGTGCCGACACGACGCCCGCTCCTCTTGCGTTTTGCGAGATCCGGATGCCACCTGCCGGCACCTGGCACGCGATGGTTCGCCGCGAGCAAGGCGATGGCCTCGCGCAACTGACGGCGACCACCTTCGGAACCGGCACGCCGGGATGCGCCGGCGATTGCAACGCCGACGGGAGCGTCACGGTCGACGAGCTCCTGGAGGGGGTCCGCATCGCCCTGGGAGAAGACGACCTGGCGTTGTGTCCGTCCTTCGATTCCGACCGCGACCAGCTCGTGACCGTCGACGAGGTGCTGCACGCGGTCGGCCTCGCGATCGACGGCTGCACGGCGCCGTGA
- a CDS encoding periplasmic heavy metal sensor, with translation MTSFRYATAIFLLAFAALGSPLSAQPMGHHGGPPMGGPPFFANLFPPNLIMRHDSDLGLSDKQREVIATQIEDAQKTLVSLQWAIERESQKLDKILEPARVDEAAALEQVDRVMAAEQQLKKAHLTLLIRIKNELTAAQQEKLRQLRPARGGGPPPPS, from the coding sequence ATGACTTCGTTTCGTTACGCCACAGCTATCTTCCTTCTTGCCTTTGCGGCCCTGGGAAGCCCTCTGAGCGCCCAGCCGATGGGTCATCATGGCGGGCCCCCAATGGGAGGTCCGCCATTTTTCGCCAACCTTTTCCCACCCAACCTCATCATGCGCCACGACAGCGACCTTGGACTTAGCGACAAACAGCGGGAGGTCATCGCTACGCAGATCGAGGACGCACAAAAGACGCTCGTCTCTCTGCAGTGGGCTATCGAACGCGAATCGCAGAAGCTCGACAAGATACTCGAGCCGGCGCGCGTCGACGAGGCCGCCGCCCTGGAGCAGGTCGATCGGGTCATGGCGGCCGAGCAACAGCTCAAGAAGGCGCACCTCACGTTGCTGATTCGCATCAAGAACGAGCTGACCGCCGCGCAACAGGAAAAGCTGCGGCAGCTTCGGCCGGCAAGGGGCGGCGGCCCACCGCCACCGAGTTGA